Proteins from one Telopea speciosissima isolate NSW1024214 ecotype Mountain lineage chromosome 1, Tspe_v1, whole genome shotgun sequence genomic window:
- the LOC122668269 gene encoding uncharacterized protein LOC122668269: MPSEMAKFSCFPVLVGRKKKSKVEQESSDLHYSKGLGTLQVKLEHPLKSSECDKLNSTSFSVSAPFGIQENSTCKVKVLGDEKLLRSEAAEAAYEGEDEHDENLSIKRDFSFLDLHAHESAKGEEELYQSLDTNTDSFDSNDNETDINSERVINLDAEVIQSGHVSDPGISKVEFWASPGLKRSCSNLETREVLKNMAERMPPSKSHSFKHLQNFIYRKKEEVEAGIQSSSESVTTPRSADRVMLKKHSSSQILPSRSRRLWWKLFLWSHRNLEKPWSMKPRPLSTIRTSNQKGGYSSDTLEPNQAKELDKLESPGSFTGESRNNSSNWNNKFHSGSTGLWPQNQWVAFPSESSSMTRVDEWVNSLETQPPLSNNGEDAADEDIAFPPSPDASPARNTSQMNQWPNHNFTEEVSHANNMIQSLNSSSTVAHIASMGLKVIPSISRFSSLRSVNLSGNFIVHITPGSLPKSLHTLNLSRNKIVVIEGLRDLTRLRVLDLSYNRISRIGQGLSNCTLIKELYLAGNKISDVEGLHRLLKLMVLDLSFNKITTAKALGQLVASYSSLLALNLLGNPIQSNIGEDQLRKTVSGILPQLAYLNKQPIKPQRAREVATNSVAKAALGGNEWTSRRKALKRMGPGGSSSSSGHRSNNAGTGQKSSHRSKRTHHHSPTRRRSSLGASFH; this comes from the exons ATGCCATCTGAAATGGCCAAATTCAGTTGTTTCCCTGTGCTAgtggggaggaagaagaaatccaag GTTGAGCAGGAATCTTCAGACCTTCATTATAGTAAGGGGCTTGGAACCCTGCAAGTAAAGCTGGAACACCCACTGAAGTCGTCTGAGTGCGATAAATTGAATTCGACTTCTTTCAGTGTGTCGGCACCCTTTGGGATCCAGGAGAATTCCACCTGCAAGGTGAAGGTGCTTGGTGATGAGAAGCTTCTTCGGTCTGAAGCAGCTGAGGCAGCTTACGAAGGGGAAGACGAGCATGATGAGAACTTGTCTATCAAGAGggatttctctttcttggatctCCATGCTCATGAATCtgcaaaaggagaagaagaactgtACCAGTCACTTGACACAAATACGGACTCTTTCGATTCAAACGATAACGAGACGGACATAAATTCGGAGAGGGTCATCAATTTGGATGCTGAAGTGATCCAAAGTGGGCATGTTAGCGATCCAGGGATCAGCAAAGTTGAATTCTGGGCTTCTCCAGGACTTAAACGCTCGTGTTCCAACCTTGAAACAAGGGAGGTGCTGAAGAATATGGCTGAGCGGATGCCTCCTTCAAAATCTCATTCTTTCAAACACTTGCAGAAttttatatatagaaaaaaggAGGAAGTTGAAGCAGGAATTCAAAGCAGCTCAGAATCAGTAACAACCCCTCGCAGTGCAGACAGAGTGATGCTAAAGAAGCATTCTTCAAGCCAAATTCTCCCTTCCAGGAGTAGAAGACTCTGGTGGAAACTGTTCCTCTGGAGTCACAGGAACCTGGAGAAGCCATGGAGCATGAAACCACGACCACTCTCCACCATTCGTACTTCAAACCAGAAAGGTGGGTATTCCTCGGATACTCTGGAACCAAACCAGGCTAAGGAGTTGGACAAGCTGGAATCACCTGGATCATTCACTGGAGAATCCAGAAACAACAGCTCAAACTGGAATAATAAGTTCCACAGTGGATCTACTGGATTATGGCCCCAGAACCAGTGGGTTGCTTTTCCTTCAGAGTCTTCATCCATGACGAGAGTGGATGAGTGGGTAAACAGTCTTGAGACCCAACCACCTCTTTCAAATAATGGCGAAGATGCAGCTGATGAAGATATTGCATTTCCACCTTCTCCTGATGCATCACCAGCTAGAAACACAAGTCAAATGAACCAATGGCCTAATCATAATTTCACAGAAGAAGTTTCACACGCCAACAATATGATCCAGTCTCTGAATTCATCCTCAACTGTAGCCCATATCGCCAGTATGGGTTTGAAAGTCATCCCTTCAATTTCTCGATTCTCAAGTCTTCGATCTGTCAACTTATCAGGAAACTTCATAG TCCACATTACTCCTGGCTCACTACCTAAGAGCCTTCATACCCTCAACTTGTCCAGAAACAAGATTGTCGTTATTGAGGGCCTCAGAGACCTGACTCGGTTGCGAGTACTTGATCTCAGTTACAACAGGATCTCCCGAATTGGCCAAG GTTTGTCAAACTGTACTCTCATCAAAGAGCTATATCTGGCTGGAAACAAGATCAGTGATGTAGAGGGGCTACACAGACTCTTGAAGTTGATGGTTCTGGACCTAAGCTTCAACAAGATAACCACGGCTAAAGCACTTGGGCAGCTAGTGGCAAGCTACAGCTCCTTATTAGCTCTGAATCTGTTGGGCAATCCAATCCAGAGCAACATTGGGGAGGACCAGCTGCGGAAGACGGTCTCTGGAATCCTCCCACAGCTAGCTTACCTGAACAAGCAACCCATCAAGCCACAGAGGGCACGGGAGGTGGCCACAAACAGTGTTGCAAAAGCTGCCCTAGGGGGCAATGAATGGACCTCTCGCAGGAAGGCACTGAAACGAATGGGCCCAGGTGGATCCTCTTCATCCAGCGGACATAGGAGCAACAATGCTGGGACCGGACAGAAAAGTAGCCACAGATCAAAGAGAACTCACCACCACTCCCCTACAAGACGGAGATCGTCATTAGGTGCTTCCTTCCATTAG